A window from Malania oleifera isolate guangnan ecotype guangnan chromosome 7, ASM2987363v1, whole genome shotgun sequence encodes these proteins:
- the LOC131159352 gene encoding pentatricopeptide repeat-containing protein At3g02330, mitochondrial, with the protein MVGMAPYNLCPVRSLFYTLKPPYRALPLSTSSTLLLFRAPTKRRTFSHIFQECSDRRALDPGKQAHGRMILSGFEPTVFVTNCLIQMYIKCSNLEYAFKVFDGMPQRDIVSWNAMVFGYAGCGQMVLAESMFDSMPCRDVISWNSLISGYLQNGDCQKSIDLFLQMSKTGVVFDHTTFAVVLKACSALEEHNLGIQIHGLAVRMGFESDVVTGSALVDMYAKCKNLDYSLQYFYQMPKKNWVSWSAVIAGCIQNDDLARGLELFRKMQEAGVGASQSTYASVFRACAGLSTTKLGSQLHGHSLKTDYGSDVIVGTATLDMYAKCGSLLDAQKLFNSMPNHNLQSFNAIIVGYARNEKGFEALRLFLHLQKSGLGFDEISLSGAFCACAVIKGLLEGLQVHGLVIKSSFQLNICVSNAILDMYGKCGALMEAQLMFYEMVRRDAVSWNAIIAAHEQNGNEEGTLSLLVWMLHSKIEPDEFTYGSVLKACAGRQAHDSGMEIHARIIKSGMGLDMFIGSALVDMYCKCGMMEEAEKLHYRIEEQTKVSWNAIISGFSLQKQSEEAQKFFSKMMEMGVKPDNFTYATVLDTCANLATGGLGKQIHAQIIKEELQSDVYICSTLVDMYSKCGNMQDSRLVFEKAPKRDFVTWNAMISGYAQHGLGENALQIFDSMQLENVKPNHATFVAVLRACGHVGLVEKGKQYFNSMLSDYDLEPQLEHYSCLVDIIGRSGQVSQALGLILEMPFEADDIIWRTLLSICKIHGNVEVAEKAASSILQLDPQDASAFVLLSNIYADAGMWSEVSKMRKMMRLYRLKKEPGCSWIEILNEVHTFLVGDEAHPRCKEMYEKLNILICEMKWAGYVPNTNFVLDEDEVEQNEQQEQ; encoded by the coding sequence ATGGTAGGGATGGCACCTTACAACCTCTGCCCAGTAAGGTCCTTGTTTTACACATTAAAACCTCCATACAGAGCCTTACCTTTGTCTACATCATCTACACTTTTGCTATTCCGAGCACCCACAAAGAGAAGAACTTTTTCCCATATTTTCCAAGAATGCTCTGATCGAAGAGCATTGGATCCTGGCAAACAAGCCCATGGTCGCATGATTTTATCCGGGTTTGAACCCACCGTCTTTGTAACGAACTGTTTGATCCAAATGTATATTAAGTGTTCCAATTTGGAATATGCTTTTAAAGTGTTTGATGGAATGCCTCAAAGAGACATAGTTTCTTGGAATGCAATGGTTTTTGGTTATGCTGGGTGTGGACAGATGGTGCTTGCAGAGTCAATGTTTGACTCGATGCCTTGTAGAGATGTGATTTCGTGGAACTCACTGATTTCAGGGTACTTGCAGAATGGTGATTGTCAAAAGTCTATTGATTTATTCTTACAGATGAGCAAAACGGGTGTGGTGTTTGACCATACCACTTTTGCTGTTGTTTTGAAAGCATGCTCTGCTTTGGAAGAACATAATTTGGGGATTCAGATTCATGGTCTTGCAGTTCGGATGGGTTTTGAGAGTGATGTTGTGACAGGCAGTGCTTTGGTGGATATGTATGCAAAATGTAAGAATTTAGATTATTCACTTCAGTATTTCTATcaaatgccaaaaaaaaattgGGTTTCTTGGAGTGCTGTAATAGCAGGTTGCATTCAGAATGATGATCTTGCACGTGGCTTAGAATTGTTCAGGAAGATGCAAGAAGCAGGAGTTGGGGCGAGTCAGTCTACCTATGCTAGTGTATTTAGGGCTTGTGCAGGGTTATCTACAACTAAATTAGGCTCTCAGCTTCATGGCCACTCTTTAAAGACTGATTATGGATCAGATGTCATTGTGGGTACTGCCACCTTGGATATGTATGCAAAATGTGGCAGTTTGTTAGATGCTCAAAAGCTATTTAACTCTATGCCAAATCATAATTTGCAATCTTTTAATGCCATTATTGTTGGGTATGCCCGAAATGAAAAAGGTTTTGAAGCTTTGCGGCTATTTCTTCATTTGCAGAAGTCTGGTCTTGGATTTGATGAAATTAGTCTATCTGGTGCATTTTGTGCTTGTGCAGTTATCAAAGGGCTTTTAGAGGGGCTTCAAGTGCATGGATTAGTAATTAAGAGTAGCTTCCAGCTAAATATTTGTGTTTCAAATGCAATTCTAGACATGTATGGTAAATGTGGAGCTTTGATGGAAGCTCAACTCATGTTTTATGAAATGGTGAGAAGAGATGCTGTTTCTTGGAATGCAATAATTGCTGCCCATGAGCAGAACGGAAATGAAGAGGGCACCCTATCCTTACTTGTTTGGATGCTTCATTCAAAGATAGAACCTGATGAGTTCACATATGGTAGTGTTCTGAAAGCTTGTGCGGGACGGCAAGCTCATGATTCTGGCATGGAGATCCATGCCAGAATTATTAAATCGGGGATGGGGTTGGATATGTTCATTGGGAGTGCTCTTGTTGATATGTACTGCAAGTGTGGAATGATGGAAGAGGCAGAGAAGCTCCATTATAGAATAGAGGAACAAACGAAGGTTTCATGGAATGCAATCATTTCTGGGTTTTCTCTACAGAAACAAAGTGAGGAAGCTCAGAAGTTCTTTTCTAAGATGATGGAAATGGGTGTAAAGCCTGACAACTTTACTTATGCAACAGTTTTAGATACTTGTGCTAATCTGGCAACTGGGGGACTTGGGAAGCAAATCCATGCTCAAATTATCAAGGAAGAATTGCAGTCAGATGTGTACATATGCAGCACACTTGTTGACATGTACTCAAAGTGTGGAAACATGCAAGATTCTCGGCTAGTATTTGAGAAAGCACCAAAGCGTGATTTTGTGACATGGAATGCCATGATATCTGGCTATGCACAACATGGTCTTGGAGAAAATGCCCTCCAGATTTTTGACAGTATGCAACTTGAGAATGTTAAACCAAACCATGCAACTTTTGTTGCAGTCCTTAGAGCTTGTGGGCATGtggggcttgttgagaaagggaAGCAGTACTTCAACTCAATGCTAAGTGACTATGATTTAGAGCCTCAGTTGGAGCATTATTCTTGTTTGGTGGATATAATTGGGAGATCAGGTCAAGTTAGCCAGGCTTTGGGGCTTATTCTAGAGATGCCTTTTGAGGCTGATGACATTATTTGGAGAACTCTGCTCAGTATTTGCAAAATTCATGGTAATGTTGAGGTGGCAGAAAAAGCCGCTAGCTCTATTCTGCAATTGGACCCTCAAGATGCTTCTGCATTTGTTCTTCTATCCAATATCTATGCTGATGCTGGAATGTGGAGTGAAGTTTCAAAGATGAGGAAGATGATGAGGTTATATAGGCTGAAAAAGGAGCCTGGTTGCAGTTGGATTGAGATATTAAATGAAGTGCATACATTTCTTGTTGGAGATGAGGCTCATCCAAGATGCAAAGAGATGTATGAGAAATTAAATATTCTGATTTGTGAGATGAAGTGGGCTGGGTATGTGCCTAATACTAACTTTGTTCTCGATGAAGATGAAGTAGAGCAAAATGAGCAGCAAGAACAATAA